The Pseudomonadota bacterium genome includes the window TCATACGGGTGACGGGACAAAGAATATATTGTCGGATTGGAAAGAATGCAAAATCCTGAACCCCATGGCCGAAGACAACAATGCATATATGAAGGTGATCGAACAATACATCAAAGAGGTGGACCATGTCGATATTGTAGGAGTATGCGCCGGGTTCGACTCTTATGTTAAGGATATCGGACGAAAGCTGGAAACATTTGATTTTTATCAGATGGGCTTTTTAATGAAAATCCTGTCGAAAAGAATGGGACACAACAGACGTTTTGCAGTTTTAGAGGGTGGATATTATTTACCGGATCTGGGAAGAAATGCCCTGGCTTTCTGTAATGGGTTTGAATAAAAATGCAAATAAAATTAGAATTTATCAGTAAAGATGTTCAAAAATCGGCTTACAACTGGGTCAATATTAGTTTTAACGGAGATCTTGTCGGAAAATCACGCTGCAAGATCCTTTACGAAAAAATAACGATCTTTTCAATAAATATTTACCCTGAATTTGAGGAAAAAGGATTTGGGAAAGAATTCATCGATATCCTGAAAGAGA containing:
- a CDS encoding GNAT family N-acetyltransferase; this translates as MQIKLEFISKDVQKSAYNWVNISFNGDLVGKSRCKILYEKITIFSINIYPEFEEKGFGKEFIDILKEMFDAIIADRVRYTAIGFWEKMGFSRQGEDNYSWHK
- a CDS encoding histone deacetylase family protein translates to HTGDGTKNILSDWKECKILNPMAEDNNAYMKVIEQYIKEVDHVDIVGVCAGFDSYVKDIGRKLETFDFYQMGFLMKILSKRMGHNRRFAVLEGGYYLPDLGRNALAFCNGFE